One Stigmatopora nigra isolate UIUO_SnigA chromosome 1, RoL_Snig_1.1, whole genome shotgun sequence DNA segment encodes these proteins:
- the fitm2 gene encoding acyl-coenzyme A diphosphatase FITM2 → MAAVDVVVCNLVTLWRTPAVRDKFPWMFLIISLVGSLLKEFQLVPQTYFSSSRNFFNVYFVKVSWGWTLLLLTPFLLISNAAFNRNASFLARRLLSLAVATAAWYACTETFFYIENVTGSCFQTDSMDAVDARFASKAECRRAGYYWHGYDISGHSFILTYSALFIAEETAPMASLRTASLSALPRTVLNLLYVALNLLVLIWVWMFICTSVYFHDISHKVLGTASGLLAWYLTYRLWYLRPWSPGPPPQRQFRQQKRLP, encoded by the exons ATGGCGGCGGTGGACGTCGTCGTGTGCAACTTGGTGACTCTTTGGAGGACACCAGCCGTTAGAGACAAGTTcccatggatgtttttgataATTTCCCTCGTGGGATCGCTTCTTAAAGAATTCCAACTCGTGCCGCAGACTTATTTCAGCAGCAGCAGAAATTTCTTCAACGT ATATTTTGTCAAAGTGTCGTGGGGTTGGACACTCCTGCTGCTGACTCCCTTCCTCCTCATCTCCAACGCGGCCTTCAACAGGAACGCCAGCTTCCTAGCCAGACGCCTCCTCTCGCTGGCGGTGGCCACGGCCGCCTGGTACGCGTGCACTGAGACCTTCTTCTACATTGAGAATGTTACCGGCTCGTGCTTTCAGACGGACTCCATGGACGCCGTTGACGCCCGCTTTGCGTCCAAAGCCGAGTGCAGGCGGGCCGGCTACTACTGGCACGGCTACGACATCTCGGGACACTCCTTCATACTGACGTACTCGGCCCTCTTTATTGCGGAAGAAACGGCGCCCATGGCGAGCTTGAGGACGGCTAGCCTGTCGGCGCTGCCAAGGACGGTCCTCAACCTTTTGTACGTGGCCCTCAACCTGCTAGTCCTCATCTGGGTCTGGATGTTCATCTGCACCTCGGTTTACTTCCACGACATCTCTCACAAGGTCCTGGGAACAGCGAGTGGGCTGCTGGCGTGGTACTTGACGTATCGTCTTTGGTACCTTCGGCCCTGGTCGCCGGGACCGCCGCCGCAGCGGCAATTCCGACAACAAAAACGGCTACCTTAA